One window of the Colletotrichum destructivum chromosome 6, complete sequence genome contains the following:
- a CDS encoding Putative delta-1-pyrroline-5-carboxylate dehydrogenase, aldehyde dehydrogenase encodes MASTRATGLLNSQLRSSARITSLGHSVSAASTSRLTRRLPVSTTRTAVRTATFAAFKVPSINNEPNQHYAKGSAQREGLTAALNALENKLPLEVPIVIDGKEIKTGNTRNQVNPADHNTTVATYHQASPSDVKKAIESALQAKPSWEALPFADRAAVFLKAADLIATKYRYDIMAATMVGQGKNAWQAEIDAAAELVDFLRFNVKYAEELYAQQPVHNSPGVWNRVEYRALEGFVYAVSPFNFTAIAGNLPGAPALLGNVVVWKPSDYAIASNWLVYNILIEAGLPRDVIQFVPGNPEEVTKAVLEHKKFAALHYTGSTAIFRKLYGAIGDGVAKGHYQSYPRIIGETGGKNFHLIHSSADVDNAVKQTIRGAFEFQGQKCSATSRAYVPRSIWPKFKEGLADEVSKIKIGNPADHSNFMGPVIHEGSFKKLSGVIDEAKEDAELELIAGGTYDSSKGYFVHPTIYQTTNKNHKLLSTELFGPVLTIYVYDDTTHPEQAFSSACDLVDSTGEYGLTGSIFAADRAAVRFAEDRLRNSAGNFYINCKSTGAVVGQQPFGGGRASGTNDKAGSQNLLSRFVSVRSIKEEFAATTKVEYPSNEV; translated from the exons ATGGCGTCCACACGAGCAACTGGGCTCTTGAACTCCCAACTTCGGAGCTCAGCCCGCATCACATCCCTCGGACACAGCGTCTCTGCTGCTTCGACCAGCCGTCTCACAAGACGTCTGCCTGTCTCCACGACAAGGACCGCAGTTAGAACGGCGACCTTTGCTGCATTCAAGGTCCccagcatcaacaacgaGCCCAAT CAACACTACGCGAAAGGTTCCGCTCAACGCGAAGGGCTGACCGCCGCGCTCAACGCCCTGGAAAACAAGCTGCCCTTGGAGGTGCCCATTGTTATTGATGGAAAAGAG ATCAAGACTGGCAACACCAGAAATCAAGTCAACCCGGCCGACCACAACACCACCGTAGCGACGTACCACCAGGCCTCGCCGTCCGATGTTAAGAAGGCAATCGAATCGGCCCTCCAGGCTAAGCCCTCGTGGGAGGCTCTCCCCTTCGCcgaccgcgccgccgtcttcctcaaggccgccgacctcatcgccaccaAGTACCGCTACGACATCATGGCCGCTACTATGGTGGGCCAGGGCAAGAACGCGTGgcaggccgagatcgacgccgccgcagagcTGGTCGACTTCCTGCGCTTCAACGTCAAGTACGCCGAGGAGCTGTACGCCCAGCAGCCGGTGCACAACAGCCCCGGCGTGTGGAACCGCGTCGAGTACCGGGCGCTCGAGGGCTTTGTGTACGCCGTCAGCCCCTTCAACTtcaccgccatcgccggtAACCTTCCCGGTGCGCCGGCGCTGCTtggcaacgtcgtcgtctggaAGCCCAGCGACTACGCCATTGCGTCCAATTGGCTCGTCTACAACATTCTGATTGAGGCCGGCTTGCCCCGCGATGTCATCCAATTCGTGCCTGGCAACCCAGAGGAGGTCACCAAGGCCGTGTTGGAGCACAAGAAGTTCGCCGCGCTTCACTACACTGGCAGCACCGCCATCTTCCGCAAGCTGTacggcgccatcggcgacggTGTTGCCAAGGGCCACTACCAGTCGTATCCCAGGATCATCGGTGAGACGGGCGGCAAGAACTTCCACCTGATCCACTCctccgccgacgtcgacaacgCCGTCAAGCAGACCATCCGCGGCGCGTTCGAGTTCCAGGGCCAGAAGTGCAgcgcgacgtcgagggcgtaCGTGCCCCGGTCGATCTGGCCCAAGTTCAAGGAGggcctggccgacgaggtcagCAAGATCAAGATTGGCAACCCCGCCGACCACAGCAATTTCATGGGCCCCGTCATCCACGAGGGATCGTTCAAGAAGCTCTCgggcgtcatcgacgaggccaaaGAGGACGCGGAGCTGGAGCTCATCGCGGGCGGCACGTACGACTCATCCAAGGGGTACTTCGTGCACCCCACCATCTACCAGACGACCAACAAGAACCATAAGCTGCTGAGCACCGAGCTCTTCGGACCCGTGCTGACAATCTACGTGTACGACGACACGACCCACCCGGAGCAGGCCTTCTCGTCCGCGTGTGACCTCGTCGACTCGACGGGCGAATACGGCCTTACGGGATCCATCTTTGCGGCCGACCGCGCGGCGGTGCGGTTCGCCGAGGACAGGCTGCGTAACTCAGCGGGCAACTTCTACATCAACTGCAAGAGCACGGGCGCCGTGGTGGGACAGCAGccgttcggcggcggcagggcgaGCGGAACGAACGATAAAGCCGGCAGCCAAAACCTGCTCAGCCGGTTCGTGAGCGTGAGGAGCATCAAGGAGGAGTTTGCGGCGACGACCAAGGTCGAGTATCCCTCCAACGAAGTTTAA
- a CDS encoding Putative phoD-like phosphatase, metallophosphatase domain, PhoD-like superfamily, producing the protein MASRLQGEALDDVEHNPHASSNRWRHQESSAFARHAVAAHAQPRDPQERGTTNDLASFLNRDRVEPENPNAAPNFKPIMIAAGEAAGQEEPRSNPTHANEQEPPDGREIICGPLLNYRRMDGDRWYGSVLIVARGGGKTQSFFPHLVLRPADTVNDRQAHAETNGVDGTNGAVNTSDSGAATGSNTNDAEIQGQCLYSDPRNTFWAFDITLPLSQAEAKWEYLIPDMRQSATIRPDRYHFFVPAIHESMRIMFHSCNGFSVGTDEDAWSGPALWNDVNRHHKERPFHVMLGGGDQIYNDGIRVDGPLREWTEISNPKKRKHFPFPEKLRQACDDYYLKNYIRWYSTEPFATANAQIPQLNIWDDHDIIDGFGSYVDDFMRCDVFRGIGGTAHKYYMLFQHHLPPPASTYTSDHTTTSEDQGLDPNQLMDSFVAPAKSDPSYIVGKQPGPYVAEHSHNMFARLGARIAFLGIDARTERTRHQINYPETYDLIFGRLRQELKSAAESGRPFKHLILLLGIPIAYPRLTWLENVFRSPIMGPVKFLNRRFGFAGGVFNHFDGSIDLLDDLDDHYTARTHKKERNALVERLQAISSEFSVRITILGGDVHLAAMGRFYSNPRLNIATENDHRYMANVVSSAITNKPPPAAIANLLARRNKIHHLNHDTDETLLRFFDKDPGDSSKTSGSNHVTMPSRNFAILTENSPNQGLAAPTNGDTRSVISGKGGHDFLHNGEVESGSKHKAAGKQHGTGNDGSLDICIRVEIDQSNREGITEGYGVTVPQLKYQSQPEPVEAFPEQERPNGHGE; encoded by the exons ATGGCTTCTCGTCTCCAAGGAGAAGCtctcgatgatgtcgagcaCAACCCTCACGCTTCCTCCAACAGATGGCGTCATCAAGAGAGCTCGGCTTTCGCGCGtcatgccgtcgccgcccatgcccagCCCCGCGATCCCCAAGAACGAGGAACCACGAACGATCTGGCCAGTTTCCTGAACCGCGACCGCGTCGAGCCTGAGAACCCCAATGCTGCTCCCAATTTCAAACCCATTATGATCGCCGCCGGTGAGGCTGCCGGCCAGGAGGAGCCGCGCTCGAACCCGACTCACGCCAACGAGCAGGAACCCCCCGACGGCAGGGAGATCATTTGCGGCCCACTACTCAACTACCGCAGGATGGACGGCGACCGTTGGTACGGGAGTGTCTTGATTGTTGCCAGGGGCGGCGGTAAGACGCAGAGTTTCTTTCCTCACCTGGTTCTACGTCCTGCCGACACGGTCAATGACCGGCAGGCTCATGCTGAGACGAATGGAGTGGATGGCaccaacggcgccgtcaatACCTCCGACTCCGGCGCAGCAACCGGCAGCAACACGAATGACGCGGAAATTCAAGGGCAATGCCTCTACTCCGACCCGCGCAATACCTTCTGGGCCTTCGACATAACTCTTCCTCTCAGTCAAGCCGAGGCGAAGTGGGAGTACTTGATTCCGGATATGCGACAGTCGGCCACCATCCGACCCGACCGCTACCACTTCTTCGtccccgccatccacgaGTCGATGCGCATCATGTTCCATTCTTGCAACGGATTCAGTGTGGGTACGGACGAAGACGCCTGGAGTGGTCCCGCCCTGTGGAACGATGTCAACAGGCACCACAAAGAACGGCCATTTCATGTCAT GCTCGGAGGAGGTGATCAGATCTACAACGATGGCATTCGAGTCGACGGGCCCCTGCGTGAATGGACCGAGATCTCGAACCCCAAGAAGCGCAAACACTTCCCCTTTCCGGAGAAGCTTCGCCAGGCTTGCGACGACTACTACTTGAAGAACTACATTCGCTG GTACTCAACGGAGCCCTTCGCGACTGCCAATGCCCAGATCCCCCAGCTCAACATATGGGATGACCACGAT ATCATCGACGGGTTCGGTTCTTACGTCGACGACTTCATGCGATGCGACGTGTTCAGGGGCATTGGTGGAACTGCTCACAAGTACTACATGCTGTTCCAGCACCACCTTCCCCCACCAGCGTCTACCTATACCTCAG ACCATACCACTACATCCGAGGACCAAGGTCTCGACCCCAACCAGCTCATGGACAGCTTTGTTGCCCCTGCCAAATCAGACCCCAGTTACATTGTTGGAAAGCAGCCCGGC CCTTATGTGGCCGAGCACTCGCACAATATGTTCGCCCGATTGGGAGCGCGTATTGCCTTCCTCGGTATCGACGCTCGAACCGAG CGTACGCGCCACCAAATCAACTATCCAGAGACGTACGACTTGATCTTTGGCCGCCTGAGGCAGGAGCTGAAGTCGGCTGCCGAATCGGGGCGCCCGTTCAAGCACTTGATTCTCCTGCTAGGAATTCCGATAGCATACCCT CGCTTGACGTGGCTCGAGAATGTTTTCAGAAGCCCTATTATGGGCCCGGTGAAGTTCTTGAACAGGAGATTCGGCTTCG CCGGTGGTGTCTTTAACCACTTCGACGGCAGCATCGACTTGCTCGATGATCTCGACGACCACTACACGGCCAGGACCCATAAAAAGGAGCGCAACGCTCTCGTCGAGAGGCTTCAGGCCATTTCGTCCGAGTTCTCGGTCCGCATAACCATTTTGGGTGGTGATGTGCACTTGGCGGCCATGGGCCGCTTCTACTCCAACCCTCGCCTCAACATTGCCACAGAGAACGACCACCGCTACATGGCCAATGTGGTCTCTTCGGCCATCACCAATaagccgccgccagcggcTATTGCGAACTTGCTGGCCAGGCGGAACAAGATCCACCATCTGAACCACGACACTGACGAGACTCTGCTCAGGTTCTTCGACAAGGACCCGGGTGACTCGAGCAAGACGTCGGGCTCCAACCATGTAACGATGCCCAGTCGCAACTTTGCCATATTGACAGAAAATTCGCCCAACCAGGGACTTGCGGCGCCTACCAACGGCGATACGCGATCTGTGATCTCGGGCAAGGGCGGGCATGATTTCCTACACAatggcgaggtcgagtcCGGCTCAAAGCATAAGGCTGCCGGGAAACAGCACGGTACCGGCAATGACGGCAGCTTGGACATCTGCATCCGTGTCGAGATCGACCAATCCAACCGCGAAGGTATCACTGAGGGCTACGGTGTCACTGTGCCCCAACTCAAATACCAGAGTCAGCCTGAGCCGGTCGAGGCATTCCCCGAGCAGGAGCGCCCCAATGGGCACGGAGAATAG